A single genomic interval of Astyanax mexicanus isolate ESR-SI-001 chromosome 4, AstMex3_surface, whole genome shotgun sequence harbors:
- the LOC125801637 gene encoding zinc finger protein 850-like, with protein MKPSPDMEKHQNSVKSFTKQSNLKKHQRIHTGEKTYFCSDCGKSFTQQSDLKKHQRIHTGEKPYHCSDCGKSFNQQSNLKSHQRIHTGEKPYHCSDCGKSFNLQSNLKSHQRIHTGEKPYYCLDCGKSFTVQSNLKSHQRIHTGEKPHYCSDCGKTFTQQSTLKIHQRIHTGEKPYHCSDCGKSFTEQSDLKRHQRIHTGEKPYYCSNCGKSFNQQSHFKNHQRIHTGEKPYYCFDCGKSFTKQSNLKIHQRIHTREKPYHCSECGQSFNQQSHLKKHQRIHTGEKTIPNLSHGNKHQRIHTGEKPYHCSDCGKSFNQGGHLQHHQRIHTGEKPYHCSDCGKRFIEQSTLKRHQRIHTGEKPYYCTDCGKSFNRLETLKLHQRIHTGEKPYYCTDCGKSFNRLETLKLHQRIHTGEKPYHCSKCGTSFTVQSNLKILELFLDIGPELCMWKYPVSLSTLLRASIKRIKGNALEQLRVVLFFPTIHQRIHTGEKPYYCSDCGMSFTQQSQLKLHQRIHTGEKPYYCSDCGKSFNQQSTFQIHQRIHTGEKPYYCSDCGKSFTTQSTLKNHQRIHTGEKPYYCSDCGKSFTTQSTLKKHQRIHTGEKPYHCSDCGKSFNQQSHLKNHQRIHTGEKPYHCSDCGKSFTSQSDLKRHQRIHTGEKTIPHLSHSN; from the exons atgaagccaagtcccgacatggagaaacatcagaactctgtcaagagttttactaaacagagtaatctcaaaaaacaccagcgtattcacacaggagaaaaaacatatttctgctcagactgtgggaagagttttactcaacagagtgatctcaaaaaacaccagcgcattcacacaggagagaaaccgtatcactgctcagactgtgggaagagttttaatcaacagagtaatctcaaaagtcaccagcgcattcacacaggagagaaaccgtatcactgctcagactgtgggaagagttttaatctacagagtaatctcaaaagtcaccagcgcattcacacaggagagaaaccgtattactgcttagactgtgggaagagttttactgtgcagagtaatctcaaaagtcaccagcgcattcacacaggagagaaaccgcattactgctcagactgtgggaagacttttactcaacagagtactctcaaaatccatcagcgcattcacacaggagagaaaccgtatcactgctcagactgtgggaagagttttactgaacagagtgatctcaaacgacaccagcgcattcacacaggagagaaaccgtattactgctcaaactgtgggaagagttttaatcaacagagtcattttaaaaatcaccagcgcattcacacaggagagaaaccgtattactgtttcgactgtgggaaaagttttactaaacagagtaatctcaaaatacaccagcgcattcacacaagagagaaaccgtatcactgctcagagtgtgggcagagttttaatcaacagagtcatttaaaaaaacaccagcgcattcacacgggagagaaaactatcccaaatttgtcccacggcaat aaacaccagcgcattcacacaggagagaaaccgtatcattgctcagactgtgggaagagttttaatcaaggcGGTCATCTCCAacaccaccagcgcattcacacaggagagaaaccgtatcactgctcagactgtgggaagagatttattgaacagagtactctcaaacgacaccagcgcattcacacaggagagaaaccgtattactgcacagactgtgggaagagttttaatagactggagactctaaaactgcatcagcgcattcacacaggagagaaaccgtattactgcacagactgtgggaagagttttaatagactggagactctaaaactgcatcagcgcattcacacaggagagaaaccgtatcactgctccaaGTGTGGGACGAGTTTTACtgtacagagtaatctcaaaatact TGAGTTGTTTTTAGATATTggacctgaactgtgtatgtgg aagtatcctgtctctctatcaactctacttcgggcttccatcaaaagaatcaaggggaacgcactggagcagttgagggtagtgctgTTTTTCCCAacaatacaccagcgcattcacacaggagagaaaccgtattactgctcagactgtggtatgagttttactcaacagagtcaactaaaactgcaccagcgcattcacacaggagagaaaccgtattactgctcagactgtgggaaaagttttaatcaacagagtactttccaaatacatcagcgcattcacacaggagagaaaccgtattactgctcagactgtgggaagagttttactacacagagtactctcaaaaaccaccagcgcattcacacaggagagaaaccatattactgctcagactgtgggaagagttttactacacagagtactctcaaaaaacaccagcgcattcacacaggagagaaaccgtatcactgctcagactgtgggaagagttttaatcaacagagtcatctcaaaaatcaccagcgcattcacacaggagagaaaccgtatcactgctcagactgtgggaagagttttacttcacagagtgatctcaaacgacaccagcgaattcacacaggagagaaaactattccaCATTTGTCCCacagcaattaa